A stretch of the Aegilops tauschii subsp. strangulata cultivar AL8/78 chromosome 4, Aet v6.0, whole genome shotgun sequence genome encodes the following:
- the LOC109774310 gene encoding GDSL esterase/lipase At5g03610: protein MEHRRRRSSSVAAAGTLLCLGMLLVVGPLLPAVEASTEDGCPAGGERASKEQGRRSRRHHQKHAAEELWVFGDSYADTGNLGNLGRELTHAWYDPYGKTFPRRPAGRFSDGRVLTDFVASALGMRTPVAYKARRRASRETLARGMNFAVGGAGVLDTGNFQRNISAQIDLFQAMHRTQQRGCGKRTALVVVSGNDYAYAADKDNGTSAAIAYIPTVVRELREQLRRLRDEAGMRRVVVTNLHPMGCTPVFTRPLNYTGCDPLANAGAAQHNAALRSVLAALDPNNRTFLLLDVHTPFAAFLLDDNNGDSDNKKFKSTLRPCCESFRPDGYCGEEDENGTRQYTLCDDPGRYFYWDDVHPTQAAWAAVARTFRAAVKSFLST from the exons ATGGAGCACCGCCGGAGGCGCTCGTCGTCGGTGGCCGCTGCCGGAACACTTCTCT GCCTTGGGATGCTGCTGGTGGTCGGGCCGCTGTTGCCGGCGGTGGAGGCGTCCACGGAGGACGGCTGCCCCGCCGGCGGCGAGCGGGCGAGCAAGGAGCAGGGGAGGAGGAGCCGTCGTCATCATCAGAAGCATGCGGCGGAGGAGCTGTGGGTGTTCGGGGACTCGTACGCGGACACGGGCAACCTGGGGAACCTGGGGCGGGAGCTGACCCACGCCTGGTACGACCCATATGGCAAGACCttcccgcgccgccccgccggccgCTTCTCCGACGGCCGCGTCCTCACCGACTTCGTCG CTTCGGCTCTGGGGATGCGGACGCCGGTGGCATacaaggcgcggcggcgggcgtcgCGGGAGACCCTCGCGCGCGGCATGAACTTCGCCGTCGGCGGCGCCGGCGTGCTCGACACCGGCAACTTCCAGCGCAACATCAGTGCCCAGATCGACCTCTTCCAGGCCATGCACCGCACCCAGCAGCGGGGCTGCGGCAAGCGGACGGCGCTCGTCGTCGTCTCCGGCAACGACTACGCCTACGCCGCCGACAAGGACAACGGCACCAGC GCGGCGATCGCGTACATCCCGACGGTGGTGCGGGAGCTCCGGGAGCAGCTCCGGCGGCTGCGCGACGAGGCGGGGATGAGGAGGGTGGTGGTGACCAACCTGCACCCCATGGGCTGCACGCCCGTCTTCACCCGCCCGCTCAACTACACCGGCTGCGACCCACTGGCCAACGCCGGCGCCGCCCAGCACAACGCCGCGCTCCGGTCTGTCCTCGCCGCCCTCGACCCCAACAACCGCACCTTCCTCCTCCTCGACGTCCACACCCCCTTCGCCGCATTCCTCCTCGACGACAACAATGGTGACAGTGACAACAAGAAGTTCAAGAGCACGCTGCGGCCCTGCTGCGAGAGCTTCAGGCCGGACGGCTACTGCGGCGAGGAGGACGAGAACGGCACGCGGCAGTACACGCTCTGCGACGACCCCGGCCGCTACTTCTACTGGGACGACGTGCACCCGACGCAGGCCGCCTGGGCCGCCGTCGCGCGCACCTTCAGGGCCGCCGTCAAGAGCTTCCTCTCCACCTGA
- the LOC141021438 gene encoding uncharacterized protein has translation MVSDDAFGPRRASASSAAAPPPSTLATESPFMASTPLAWARPFASGSRPPAPRSPAPSIARDAALASHAFDPAQPSRNPSLAYGAPMQNRDRVPAQLPYGAAANSAAPPASGPRGTPVQMPYGGPHLAPYVAPSSPYVVPAPYASSSALPYKAPYGAPYAVSVPHVASLQPYGVPPTAPYGHHQHYRTSPSADALIPYSAPPTYDSQLSASVAEPGPFHFAHLVTVKLSVDNYLLWRAQVLPLMRSHYLEGYVDGTLPCPPAMVPVPSAAGGSVMVSNPAHRRWIAQDQAILGAIQSSLTPSVAGMVVFAATSRDAWATLDSSFSSQSLARSSAIRNQLGEVKKNDLSVTAFFNKVKSLADTLSSIGKPLRDEEFTSFILNGLDEDYDSLVENINGRDTPMPPRDLYARLLNTEQRLAARRFVGVYTEGPSANAALRGGARGAKQKAPPTSGNQPRPPAPPPTAGRKRLHCEACGGGVECQLCGIEGHLASRCHRRFKRDFLGIGNNGKGNEKQAALATPDPGFTPSYSVDPVWYMDTGATDHLMSQLDKLATRQPYTGHDQVRTTNGSGTGRGAPLELLDDDMATTAPVAATPDEALDEAASATTPLDPDVDHACMPHARGSDGVTKSPGPAVSLSPGPAKPAELSAGPAGPATLSPEPEASQVTESSLPGPSTPITPGLSSPTLTVPPDAPVDSPAGASSSPLMDSGSSGMAAPAPPPPVVLRPHTRSKSGIFQPKKRTDGTVAWLAAYVAHAEADPTTEPRHFRAALGIPHWRAAMEQEIHALQRNNTWRLVSPPSGVNIIDSKWVFKVKKHADGSIERYKARLVAKGFKQRYGIDYEDTFSPVIKPTTIRVLLSLAVTRGWSLRQLDVQNAFLHGVLEEEVYMRQPPGFVDPAQPHHLCRLVKALYGLKQAHVHGMSVLALLFVRMDRLVSSLGVEFAVKDLGRLHYFLGLEVLHSDGGLTLTQKKYSQDLLRRAGMLQCKSATTPMSATDKLTALAGDLLAPEDATEYRSIVGGLQYLLITRPDISFAVNRVCQYLHAPRDSHWSAVKRILRYVHHTGSYGLHLQPAGSGLISAFSDADWAGCPDDRRSTGGHVVLFGPNLIAWQARKQAKVSRSSTEAEYKAVANATAEIMWVQSLLRELKVSPTQPPVL, from the exons ATGGTATCAGACGACGCGTTCGGTCCGCGCCGTGCTTCCGCTTCCTctgccgccgcgccgcctccATCAACCCTGGCGACGGAATCGCCGTTCATGGCGTCTACCCCGCTCGCCTGGGCCCGTCCGTTCGCATCGGGGTCGCGTCCTCCAGCGCCCCGATCGCCCGCGCCTTCGATCGCCCGTGATGCCGCCCTGGCGTCGCACGCGTTTGATCCCGCGCAGCCATCCAGAAATCCATCGCTTGCGTACGGTGCCCCCATGCAGAATCGGGATCGCGTCCCCGCGCAGCTACCTTACGGCGCCGCTGCGAACTCTGCTGCgccgccggcctcaggccctcgTGGCACTCCCGTCCAGATGCCGTACGGTGGGCCGCATCTAGCGCCGTACGTCGCGCCGTCGTCGCCGTATGTCGTGCCGGCACCGTATGCTTCATCCTCCGCGCTGCCCTACAAGGCGCCGTATGGCGCGCCCTACGCTGTCTCTGTGCCGCACGTCGCGTCGCTGCAGCCCTATGGCGTACCTCCTACCGCGCCCTACGGTCATCACCAACACTACCGTACGTCTCCGTCGGCCGATGCGCTGATTCCATACAGTGCTCCTCCGACGTACGACTCGCAGCTCTCCGCATCGGTGGCTGAACCAGGACCTTTCCACTTCGCTCACCTGGTGACGGTGAAGCTCTCTGTTGACAACTACCTCCTGTGGCGTGCTCAGGTGTTACCGCTGATGCGTAGTCACTACCTTGAGGGGTATGTCGATGGTACACTGCCGTGTCCCCCGGCCATGGTTCCGGTGCCCTCGGCCGCTGGTGGCTCCGTCATGGTGTCCAACCCTGCTCATCGTCGGTGGATCGCTCAGGATCAAGCTATTCTGGGTGCCATTCAGTCCTCGCTCACACCCTCCGTGGCCGGCATGGTGGTCTTTGCCGCGACGTCGAGGGATGCATGGGCCACGCTCGACTCCAGCTTTTCCTCGCAGTCGCTGGCCCGTTCCTCTGCCATTCGTAACCAGCTGGGTGAGGTCAAGAAAAATGACCTCTCCGTCACGGCCTTCTTCAACAAGGTCAAAAGTTTGGCTGATACACTGTCGTCTATTGGGAAGCCTCTTCGTGATGAGGAGTTTACTTCGTTCATTCTCAATGGGCTTGATGAGGACTATGATTCTCTCGTTGAAAACATTAATGGACGTGACACACCGATGCCGCCTCGCGATCTCTATGCACGCCTTCTCAACACCGAACAGAGGCTCGCTGCTCGCCGCTTCGTTGGCGTCTACACGGAGGGCCCTTCTGCGAACGCTGCTCTCCGCGGGGGCGCCCGCGGTGCCAAGCAGAAGGCGCCGCCGACCTCAGGCAACCAGCCCCGTCCGCCCGCTCCACCTCCGACGGCTGGCCGCAAGCGGCTCCACTGCGAGGCATGTGGTGGTGGGGTTGAGTGTCAACTCTGCGGCATCGAGGGGCACTTGGCGTCTCGCTGCCATCGTCGCTTTAAACGAGATTTTCTTGGCATTGGGAACAATGGGAAGGGCAATGAGAAGCAAGCTGCTCTCGCTACACCGGATCCCGGGTTCACTCCTTCATACTCGGTGGATCCTGTCTGGTACATGGATACGGGCGCTACGGACCATTTGATGAGTCAGCTTGACAAGCTGGCCACTCGCCAGCCCTACACCGGTCACGATCAGGTCCGCACGACCAATGGATCAG GGACTGGACGAGGCGCTCCACTTGAGCTTCTGGATGATGATATGGCCACAACTGCGCCAGTTGCTGCTACGCCGGATGAGGCGCTCGACGAGGCTGCCTCCGCCACTACCCCGCTTGACCCCGACGTCGATCACGCGTGCATGCCCCATGCACGAGGATCCGACGGGGTGACCAAGTCGCCGGGGCCAGCGGTCTCGCTGTCGCCTGGGCCGGCCAAACCTGCGGAGCTGTCGGCCGGGCCGGCTGGACCCGCGACGCTCTCCCCTGAGCCGGAGGCCTCGCAGGTCACCGAGTCTTCGTTGCCTGGTCCGTCGACGCCGATCACGCCCGGTCTGTCTTCGCCGACCCTGACCGTGCCACCGGATGCGCCTGTTGACTCGCCCGCCGGTGCGTCCTCCTCGCCGCTGATGGATAGTGGCTCCTCTGGTATGGCAGCTCCAGCGCCACCTCCGCCTGTCGTCCTGCGTCCCCATACTCGCAGCAAAAGTGGCATCTTCCAACCGAAGAAGCGCACTGACGGCACTGTCGCGTGGCTTGCGGCCTATGTGGCACATGCTGAGGCTGACCCTACGACTGAACCACGACATTTTCGAGCGGCGCTTGGCATCCCGCATTGGCGTGCTGCGATGGAGCAGGAGATTCATGCCCTTCAAAGAAACAACACTTGGCGTCTTGTTTCACCTCCATCTGGTGTTAATATCATTGACTCTAAATGGGTATTCAAGGTGAAGAAACATGCTGATGGCTCCATTGAGAGGTACAAGGCACGCCTGGTTGCCAAGGGGTTCAAACAACGGTATGGCATTGATTATGAAGACACATTCAGTCCTGTTATTAAACCAACTACTATTCGTGTTCTTCTCTCTTTGGCTGTTACTCGCGGATGGTCGCTTCGACAGCTTGATGTTCAGAATGCCTTTCTCCATGGAGTTCTGGAAGAAGAGGTTTATATGCGTCAGCCACCAGGTTTTGTTGACCCTGCTCAGCCACATCATTTATGTCGCCTTGTCAAAGCTCTCTACGGTTTGAAGCAGGCCCACGTGCATGGCATGTCCGTCTTGGCGCTGCTCTTCGTGCGCATGG ATCGGCTTGTGTCCTCTCTTGGTGTTGAGTTTGCTGTTAAGGATCTTGGGAGACTGCATTATTTTCTGGGCCTAGAGGTTCTTCATTCTGATGGTGGCTTGACTCTTACTCAGAAGAAGTACTCTCAGGATCTCCTGCGTCGTGCCGGTATGTTGCAGTGCAAGTCTGCTACGACTCCCATGTCTGCTACAGACAAACTGACAGCTCTTGCTGGTGACTTGCTTGCTCCTGAGGATGCCACAGAGTACCGCAGCATTGTGGGTGGACTGCAGTACTTGCTCATTACTCGACCAGACATATCATTTGCAGTTAACCGTGTGTGCCAGTATCTTCATGCACCACGTGATTCTCACTGGTCAGCTGTTAAGCGCATCTTGCGCTATGTTCATCACACTGGTTCATATGGTCTCCATCTTCAGCCTGCGGGTTCTGGACTGATCTCAGCATTTTCTGATGccgactgggctggttgtcctgatGATCGGCGATCCACGGGGGGACATGTTGTGTTGTTTGGGCCTAACTTGATCGCCTGGCAAGCTCGCAAGCAAGCTAAGGTGTCTCGGAGTAGTACCGAAGCTGAGTACAAAGCTGTTGCTAATGCCACAGCTGAGATCATGTGGGTGCAGTCATTGCTTCGAGAGTTGAAGGTCTCCCCAACTCAGCCGCCTGTTCTTTAG